A genomic segment from Phragmites australis chromosome 6, lpPhrAust1.1, whole genome shotgun sequence encodes:
- the LOC133921451 gene encoding myb family transcription factor PHL11-like isoform X1, which translates to MAQSDGRGGAVPTVPLAAAPTRRAPVGLGVGVSGLAPGTRLPEIPLTHGDDEATPKSVLRLMGMKGLTLYHLKSHLQKYRLGKQNKKDTGLEASRGAFAAQSINFSTPAPPSILSAASNNTGETPLADALKYQIEVQRKLHEQLEVQKKLQMRIEAQGKYLQTILEKAQNNLSYDATGAANLEATRSQLTDFNLALSGFMDNVTQVCEQNNGELAKAVSDDNLRASNLGFQLYDGVQDGEDVKCTPDEGLLLLDLNIRGGYGHRSSSDLKINQHMR; encoded by the exons ATGGCACAATCAGACGGCCGCGGGGGCGCGGTGCCGACGGTGCCCCTGGCGGCGGCGCCCACGCGGCGCGCCCCGGTTGGCTTGGGCGTTGGCGTTTCCGGGCTTGCCCCCGGCACAAGGCTCCCCGAGATTCCGCTCACACATGGTGATGATG AGGCGACGCCCAAGTCGGTGCTGAGACTGATGGGAATGAAAGGGCTCACCTTGTACCACCTAAAGAGTCACCTTCAG AAATACAGGCTGGGAAAGCAGAACAAGAAAGATACAGGCTTGGAAGCCAGCAGAGGGG CATTTGCTGCACAGAGCATCAATTTCTCCACTCCAGCACCTCCTAGCATTCTGTCTGCTGCCAGTAACAATACGGG AGAAACGCCACTTGCGGATGCACTAAAGTATCAAATCGAAGTGCAAAGGAAACTGCACGAGCAGCTTGAG GTGCAGAAGAAGCTGCAAATGCGAATTGAGGCCCAAGGCAAATATCTGCAAACAATACTAGAGAAAGCCCAGAATAACCTTTCCTACGATGCAACTGGAGCTGCGAACCTAGAAGCAACGAGGTCGCAGCTTACAGACTTCAACCTAGCTCTTTCAGGTTTCATGGACAACGTGACACAAGTGTGTGAACAGAACAATGGAGAACTGGCGAAAGCCGTGTCCGATGACAACCTTAGAGCAAGCAATTTAGGCTTCCAGCTTTACGACGGAGTTCAGGATGGCGAGGATGTCAAGTGCACTCCAGACGAAGGCTTGCTACTGTTGGATCTGAACATCAGAGGAGGGTATGGCCACCGATCTTCGTCGGATCTGAAGATAAACCAGCACATGAGGTGA
- the LOC133921451 gene encoding myb family transcription factor PHL11-like isoform X2 — translation MFEGMERAGYGGAGAMGGVVLSRDPKPRLRWTPDLHERFVEAVTKLGGPDKATPKSVLRLMGMKGLTLYHLKSHLQKYRLGKQNKKDTGLEASRGAFAAQSINFSTPAPPSILSAASNNTGETPLADALKYQIEVQRKLHEQLEVQKKLQMRIEAQGKYLQTILEKAQNNLSYDATGAANLEATRSQLTDFNLALSGFMDNVTQVCEQNNGELAKAVSDDNLRASNLGFQLYDGVQDGEDVKCTPDEGLLLLDLNIRGGYGHRSSSDLKINQHMR, via the exons ATGTTCGAGGGGATGGAGAGAGCGGGGTACGGCGGCGCGGGGGCGATGGGCGGGGTGGTGCTGTCGCGGGACCCGAAGCCGCGGCTGCGGTGGACGCCCGACCTGCACGAGCGCTTCGTCGAGGCCGTCACCAAGCTCGGCGGGCCCGACA AGGCGACGCCCAAGTCGGTGCTGAGACTGATGGGAATGAAAGGGCTCACCTTGTACCACCTAAAGAGTCACCTTCAG AAATACAGGCTGGGAAAGCAGAACAAGAAAGATACAGGCTTGGAAGCCAGCAGAGGGG CATTTGCTGCACAGAGCATCAATTTCTCCACTCCAGCACCTCCTAGCATTCTGTCTGCTGCCAGTAACAATACGGG AGAAACGCCACTTGCGGATGCACTAAAGTATCAAATCGAAGTGCAAAGGAAACTGCACGAGCAGCTTGAG GTGCAGAAGAAGCTGCAAATGCGAATTGAGGCCCAAGGCAAATATCTGCAAACAATACTAGAGAAAGCCCAGAATAACCTTTCCTACGATGCAACTGGAGCTGCGAACCTAGAAGCAACGAGGTCGCAGCTTACAGACTTCAACCTAGCTCTTTCAGGTTTCATGGACAACGTGACACAAGTGTGTGAACAGAACAATGGAGAACTGGCGAAAGCCGTGTCCGATGACAACCTTAGAGCAAGCAATTTAGGCTTCCAGCTTTACGACGGAGTTCAGGATGGCGAGGATGTCAAGTGCACTCCAGACGAAGGCTTGCTACTGTTGGATCTGAACATCAGAGGAGGGTATGGCCACCGATCTTCGTCGGATCTGAAGATAAACCAGCACATGAGGTGA
- the LOC133921450 gene encoding ubiquinol oxidase 1c, mitochondrial-like: MSSRAAGSVLLRHLGPRIFCPAAATPRPLLALARGGEGGATVWVRLLSTSAAEAAKEEVAASKGNAASTAAAKAEVAEAAKEGDGKKPVVSSYWGIVPSKLPSKDGAEWRWSCFRPWETYKPDTSIDLTRHHEPKVLLDKIAYWTVRLLRVPTDIFFQRRYGCRAMMLETVAAVPGMVGGMLLHLRSLRRFDQSGGWIRALLEEAENERMHLMTFMDVAKPKWYERALVLAVQGVFLNAYFLGYLISPKFAHRVVGYLEEEAIHSYTEYLKDLEAGKIENVPAPAIAIDYWRLPADATLKDVVIVVRADEAHHRDVNHFASDIHFQGLELKETPAPLGYH; the protein is encoded by the exons ATGAGCTCTCGCGCCGCCGGATCTGTCCTACTCCGCCACCTGGGCCCGCGCATCTTCTGCCCGGCTGCTGCGACGCCGAGGCCCCTGCTGGCCCTTGCCCGCGGTGGGGAAGGGGGCGCGACCGTGTGGGTGCGGCTGCTGTCCACCTCCGCGGCCGaggcggcgaaggaggaggtggccgcGTCGAAGGGGAACGCTGCGAGCACAGCGGCGGCGAAGGCGGAGGTGGCGGAGGCCGCGAAGGAGGGGGACGGGAAGAAGCCCGTGGTGAGCAGCTACTGGGGCATCGTGCCGTCGAAGCTGCCGAGCAAGGACGGCGCCGAGTGGAGGTGGTCCTGCTTCAGG CCTTGGGAGACGTACAAGCCGGACACCTCGATCGATCTCACCAGGCACCACGAGCCCAAGGTGCTGCTCGACAAGATCGCCTACTGGACCGTCAGATTGTTGCGCGTGCCCACCGACATTTTCTTCCAG AGGAGGTACGGCTGCCGCGCGATGATGCTGGAGACGGTGGCCGCGGTGCCGGGGATGGTGGGCGGGATGCTGCTGCACCTGCGCTCGCTCCGCCGCTTCGACCAGAGCGGTGGCTGGATCCGGGCGCTTCTGGAGGAGGCCGAGAACGAGCGCATGCACCTCATGACCTTCATGGATGTGGCCAAGCCCAAGTGGTACGAGCGCGCGCTGGTCCTCGCCGTTCAGGGCGTCTTCTTAAACGCCTACTTCCTCGGCTACCTCATCTCCCCCAAGTTCGCGCACCGCGTCGTCGGCTACCTCGAGGAGGAGGCCATCCACTCCTACACCGAGTACCTCAAGGACCTCGAGGCCGGCAAGATCGAGAACGTCCCCGCGCCGGCCATTGCCATCGACTACTGGCGCCTTCCTGCTGACGCCACGCTGAAGGATGTCGTGATTGTGGTGCGCGCCGACGAGGCGCACCACCGCGACGTCAATCACTTTGCCTCG GACATCCATTTTCAGGGGTTGGAGCTCAAGGAGACACCTGCGCCGCTTGGATATCATTGA